TGCAGGCCGGCAAGCTGTCGGTGCTCGGCACCATGTCGGCAAGCATCAGCCACGAGCTCAACCAACCGCTGGCTGCAATCCGCAGCTACGCGGAAAACGCCGAGATCCTGCTCGACCATCAGCGCACCGAAGATGCACGCGGCAACCTCAAGCTGATCGGCGAGCTGACCGGGCGCATGGCGTCGATCATCGCCCACCTGCGCGCCTTCGCCCGCCGCGACCGCCACGCCCCGGAAAGCGTGGCACTGCAGCCGGCACTGGACGATGCCCTGGCGTTGCTGGCCAAGCGCCGCCGAGCGATGGCCGTGGAGCTGGTGCGCGACCTGCCGGACGCCACCTTGTGGGTGCAGGCCGGCGAAACACGCCTGCGCCAGGTGCTCGGCAACCTGCTGGCCAACGCCCTCGACGCCCTGACCGAAAAGGCCAACCCGCGCCGCTTGTGGCTGAGTGCCGAAACCGCTGATGGCTACGTCTACCTGTACATCCGCGACAACGGCCCAGGCTTCAGCCGTCAGGCCTTGGAGCATGCCAAGGAGCCGTTCTTCACCACCAAGACTCGCACCCAGGGCCTGGGCCTGGGCTTGGCCATCTGCGAAAGCCTGATGCGCGCCCTGGGCGGTGAACTGCTGCTGGCCAACCACCCGGAAGGTGGCGCCCTGCTGACCCTGCAACTACGCGTGGCCGCGCCCGGCGCCAACCTGCAACCCTCGGAGGACCCCTCGGCATGACGACCGAGACACAGATCGACAGCCAGGCCCAGGTGCTGCTGGTGGACGACGACCCGCACCTGCGCCAGGCCCTGAGCCAGACACTCGACCTGGCCGGGCTCAAGGTGGTGGCGATGGCAGACGCGCAAGGCCTTGCCGAGCGCCTGGAACCTGACTGGCCGGGCGTGGTTGTCAGCGATATCCGCATGCCCGGTATCGATGGCCTGCAGCTGTTGGAACAACTGCATGGCCGCGACAGTGAACTGCCAGTGCTGCTGATTACCGGCCACGGCGATGTGCCCCTGGCCGTACAGGCCATGCGCGCCGGTGCCTACGACTTCCTGGAAAAGCCCTTCGCCAGCGATGCCTTGCTCGACAGCGTGCGCCGCGCCCTGGCCCTGCGCCGCCTGGTGCTGGACAACCGCAGCCTGCGCCTGGCCCTGAGCGACCGCCAACAACTCGCCACCCGCCTGGTCGGCCATTCGCCTTCCATGCAGCGCCTGCGCGAGCAGATCGGAGCCCTGGCCGGCACCCGCGCCGACGTACTGATCCTCGGTGAAACCGGGGCCGGCAAGGAGGTGGTGGCCCGCGCCCTGCACGACCTGTCCAGCCGGCGCGATGGGCCATTCGTTGCCATCAATGCCGGTGCGTTGGCCGAGTCGGTGGTGGAGAGCGAGCTGTTCGGCCATGAACCTGGGGCCTTCACCGGCGCGCAGAAGCGCCGCATCGGCAAGTTCGAATTCGCCAACGGCGGCACGCTGTTCCTCGACGAGATCGAGAGCATGAGCCTGGACGTGCAGGTGAAGCTGCTGCGCCTGCTGCAGGAGCGGGTGGTAGAGCGCCTGGGCGGCAACCAGCTGATACCGCTGGACATCCGCATCATTGCCGCCACCAAGGAAGACCTGCGCCAATCCGCCGACCAAGGGCGTTTTCGCGCCGACCTCTATTACCGCCTGAACGTGGCTCCGCTGCGCATCCCGCCGCTACGTGAACGGGGCGACGACATCCTGGTGCTGTTCCAGCATTTTGCCGATGCCGCCAGCCAGCGCCACGGCCTGCCGCCGAACAGCCTGCAACCGGCGCAACGCGCCATGCTGCTGCGCCATGGCTGGCCGGGCAACGTGCGTGAGTTGCAGAACGCCGCCGAGCGCTTCGCCCTCGGCCTGGAGCTGGCCCTCGACGGCGAGGTGGCCGCTGCCGCGCCGCCAGCCGCGCCGATACTGCTGGGCAACCTGAGCGAACAGGTCGAGCGCTTCGAGCGCTCGCTGATTGCCGCCGAACTGGCCCAACCACACAGCTCCATGCGCAGCCTCGCCGAAGCCTTGGGCGTGCCGCGCAAGACCCTGCACGACAAGCTGCGCAAACACGGCCTGCATTTTGAAGGTGGCAGCAGCGGGCCCGACGACCACGAGGAAAACCGCCCATGAGTTCCGATAGTCAATACCTGCAGTCCGTTCTGCACGGCGACATTCCGCTGACCCGTGAAATGGGCATGGAGGTCATCGATTGGCATGCCCATACCCTGCGCCTGCAGCTGCCGCTGGCCGCCAACGTCAATCACAAGAGCACCATGTTCGGCGGCAGCCTGTACTGCGCCGCGGTGCTGGTGGGTTGGGGCTGGCTGCACCTGCGCTTGCGCGAGCTGGGTATCGATGACGGGCATATCGTCATCCAGGAGGGGCAGATCAGCTATCCGCTGCCGGTGACCGGTGCGGCGGTGGCACGCTGTGCGGCGCCGGACGAAAAGACCTGGGAGCGCTTCGTGACGATGTATCAGCGCCGTGGGCGCGCGCGGCTGACGCTGGAGACCACGGTGAGCAATGTCGATAGCGATGAGCCGGCGGTAAGGTTCAGCGGCCAGTACGTCTTGCACCGCTGATGGTTATCTGCTGGCTTTACCGGCCCTATCGCCGGCAAGCCGGCTCCCACAGGTACTCCACCGCTCTCAAGACTTGTGGAGTCCTTGTGGGAGCCGGCTTGCCGGCGATGAGGCCGGGCCTGCCATCAGCGCTTGATATGTTGGTCGATGAACGCCTGGCGCCACACCGCCGCAGCCGGCAACGCCAGGAAGAACGGGTTGAGCAGCGATTCACGCGCCGGATAACGGAACGGCTGCCCCTCCAGGTCGATCACCTCGCCCCCAGCACCTTCCAGCACCCCCTGCGCCGCAGCGGTATCCCACTGCGAAGTCGGCGCCAGGCGCGGGTAGCAATCGGCACTGCCTTCGGCCAGTAGACAGAATTTCAGTGAGCTGCCGATATTCGCCAATTCCAGCTCTCCCACCGCAGCCTTCAGACCTGCCAACAACGCCTCCTGCTCCGGGCTGGAATGGCGACGGCTGGCCACCACCGTGAAGCGGCCATCGGCAGATGGCGTATTGCGCACCCGAATCGGCAGGGCATCGCTGCCGGCCTCGGCGCGCCACGCACCCAGCTCGCGCCCACCGAAATAGCAGCGCCCGTTGGTCGGCATCGACACCACGCCAAACACCACCTCGCCATTTTCGATCAGGGCGATGTTGACGGTGAATTCCTCGCTACCGGCAATGAACTCCTTGGTGCCATCGAGCGGATCGACCAGCCACCAGCGTTGCCAGCCCTCGCGTGTCGCCAAGGGAATATTGCAGTCCTCTTCGGACAATACCGGGATATGCGGCGCCAGCGCCTGTAGGCCGTCGGCGATCACCCGGTGCGCCGCCAGGTCGGCAGCGGTCACCGGCGAGTCGTCGGCTTTGTTGGTCACTGCCACGTCGGCGCGCCAGAACGGCAGGATCGCCTCGCCGGCCAAACCGGCCAGCTTGACCACTTCGAGCATCAGTTGCTGGTCGTTCATACGTCGAGCAGCCCACGCTGGATCAGCAGGTCACGGGCGAGATACAGCGCCGCCAGCGCCCGCCCTTCGGTGAACTGCGGGTGCATGGCCAGTGCCGAAAGTTCGCGCAGGTTGACCTTGTCGACCCGCATCGGCTCCGGCTCGTCGCCTTCCAGGCGCTCCTCGTACAAGTCGCTGGCCAGCACCACCTGGATCTTCTGGCTCATGTAGCCCGGCGACAGCGACAGCTCGGTCAGGTGCTCCAGCTGGCGTGCGCCAAACCCGGCTTCTTCCTTGAGCTCGCGGTCGGCCGCAGCCAGCACGTCCTCACCGGGTTCGATCAACCCCTTGGGCAGCGACAGCTCGTACTCGTCGGTACCACCGCAGTATTCCTCGACCAGCACTGCATGTTCGGCGTCGAGCATGGCCACGATCATCACAGCGCCATAGCCGTTGCCGCGGCCAACCAGGCGCTCGTAGGTACGCTCGTTGCCATTGCTGAAGCGCAGCTGCACGGCCTCGACGCGGAACAGGCGGCTGCTGGCGACGATTTCGCGGCTGAGGACGGTGGGTTTCTGGCGCATGGGGCGGCTCCTTGGCGTGAACGGGTTACTATACCGTGGCTTGCCGACTGAACGAGAGTTTCCCATGCCTGTTCTTCCCTGGTCTGCCATCGATACCGTCCTGCTGGACATGGACGGCACTCTGCTCGACCTGCACTACGACAACCGCTTCTGGCTCGATCACCTGCCCCAACGCTATGCCGAGCTGCACGGGGTGAGCCGGGCCATGGCGGAAATGGAGCTGCAGCCGCTGTTCGAGCGCAATGCCGGTACCCTGAACTGGTACTGCCTGGACTTCTGGAGCCGCGAACTGAAGCTGCCGATCCGCGAGCTCAAGCGTGAGATTGCCGACCTGATTGCCCTGCGGCCCGATGCCGATACCTTTCTGGCAGCCATCCGCCAGGCCGGCAAGCGCGTGGTGATGATCACCAACGCCCACCGCGATTCGCTGTCACTGAAGCTGGAGCGGGTAGAGCTGGCACCGTACTTCGAGCGGCTTATCAGTTCGCATGATTACGGGTATCCCAAGGAAAGCCCGCAGTTCTGGGATGCGCTGCAGGCGGATATCGGCTTCGAGCCGGGGCGCAGCCTGTTCATCGACGATACGCTGGCCATCTTGCGCAGTGCACAGCGGTTTGGCGTGGCGCATCTGCTGGCGGTGCGCCAGCCCGATAGCCAGGCGGCGCCGCGCGATACCCAGGAGTTCGCGGCAGTCGAGGACTACCGCGAGCTGCTGCTGGGTCTGTAAGGCCGCCATCGCCGGCAAGCCGGCTCCCACAGGTACAGCACAGAATCAGGGAACTGCGTAGTACCTGTGGGAGCCCACAGGTACAGCACAGAATCAGGGAACTGCGTAGTACCTGTGGGAGCCCACAGGTACAGCACAGGATCAGGGAACTGTGTAGTACCTGTGGGAGCCGGCTTGCCGGCGATGAAGCCTCTGCAGGTCTATCAGTCAGGAATACGCAGAACCTGCCCTGGGTAGATCTTGTCCGGGTGCGACAGCATCGGCTTGTTCGCCTCGAAGATCTTGTTGTACTGGTTAGCGTTGCCATACACGACCACGGAAATGGCTGACAATGTGTCGCCCTTCTTCACGGTAACGAACCGCGCAGCCTTGACCACCGGCCCGGTCACTTTAATCTGGTCATCGACGCTGGCCACACCATTGATATTGCCCGCCGCCAGGATGATCTTCTCCTTCTCCTCCTGGCTGGCCACTTCGCCGCTGAGGATGATCTTGTCGCCCTCCACCGTGGCAGTGATGTTGGGATTGCCCAAACCAACCTTGCTCACGTGCTCCTTCAACTGCTCCTCGGCATTGGCATTGCCGGGGGTCAGCAGGTCGATCAACTTCTCGCCGGCTTCCTTCACGAAACTGAACAGGCTCATGACGCGCTCCTTGTTGACGTTTACCTTCGGAGCAAGGAGTCTAGGCCAGCTTTGCCCACCCCGCCCTTGCAGCTCATCGACGCGCTCTATCAAGGCATAGACCCTAGCGATTAGACGTGCGCGGCCCACCGGCCTAGGCTGGTGCTATCAAATAGCCGCCGGTAGTCAGCCCCGATGAACAGCAAACCTCCGGTCTGCGCGGCCTCCACGCCTCTGGCCATGCCCGCTGCCAGCAATACCTACGACTATGTCCAGCTCGACGACGGCGAGCAGGCGAGCACTCCGCTGGCCGAAGAAGTCGCCCTGGCCATCGCCTACAACGGCCTCAACCAGGCCGTGATGCTGGTCAGCCCCACCGACCTGGAAGACTTCGCGGTCGGCTTCAGCGTCGGCAGCGGCATTGTCGAAGGCACGGCGGAAATCTACGACCTGAAACTCTCCGGCAGCGGTTCGGCGATGTACGCCGACCTGGAAATTTCCAGCCGGGCGTTCTGGAACCTGAAGAATCAGCGCCGCCAGCTCGCCGGCACCAGTGGCTGCGGCCTGTGCGGGGTAGAGGCCCTGGAGCAGGCGCTGCCGGAACTTGCCGAGCTGCCGGGCGCGACGCTGCCGCCTGCGCATTGGCTGGCCGGCCTGCGCCAGCGCATCGATGCCTTCCAGCCGCTGGGCCAGCACTGCGGTGCGGTGCATGCGGCGCTGTTCATGAACGACCAGGGCGAACTGCTGCTCGGCCGTGAAGACATTGGCCGGCACAACGCCCTGGACAAACTGATCGGTGCCCTGCTGCGCCAAAGCATCAGCACCACTGGCGGCCTGGCCATCGTCACCAGCCGCTGCAGCCTGGAGCTGATCCAGAAGGTGCTGCGCGCCGGTATCCAAACCCTGGTCAGCCTGTCGGCGCCGACCGGCCTTGCCCTGCAATGGGCACGCAAGCACAACCTCAACCTCATTCACCTGCCCAAACACAGTGCACCGCGGGTTTACAGCCCAGCGGCGGAGTCGTAACAGCCGTGACCTCGTACCAGAACCTTCCGGACAACGCCCCAGCCTCCTCCCCTCGCTACCAGCCCTACTCCGGCCCTGCCGGTGGATGGGGCGCGCTGCGCAGCGTGGCCAAGGCCTGGGTCGGCAGCGACAACGCACTGAAGAACATCCGTGCGCTGCTCAAGACCAACCAGAATGGCGGCTTCGACTGTCCAGGCTGCGCCTGGGGCGACTCCCCCGAAAGCGGCATGGTCAAGTTCTGCGAGAACGGCGCCAAGGCGGTCAACTGGGAAGCCACCAAGCGCCGCGTCGACGCAGCGTTCTTCGCCCGCTACAGCGTCAGCGCGCTGCGCCAGCAGAGCGACTACTGGCTCGAGTACCAGGGCCGCCTGACCGAGCCGATGGTCTATGACTCGGTGAGCGACCGCTACCAACCCATCGCCTGGGACGCTGCCTTCGCCCTGATCGCCCGCGAACTGAACAAGCTGGCCACACCGGACCAGGCCGAGTTCTATACCTCCGGCCGCGCCAGCAACGAAGCGGCGTATCTCTATCAGCTGTTCGTGCGGGCCTACGGCACCAACAACTTCCCCGACTGCTCGAACATGTGCCACGAAGCCAGCGGCGTGGCACTGGGGCAAAGCGTCGGGGTCGGCAAAGGCACGGTCACCTTCGACGACTTCGAGCATGCCGACGCAATCTTCGTCTGGGGGCAGAACCCGGGCACCAACCATCCACGCATGCTCGACCCGCTACGTGACGCGGTGAAGCGCGGTGCCCAGGTGGTGTGCGTCAACCCGCTCAAGGAACGTGGCCTGGAACGCTTCCAGCACCCGCAGAACCCACTGGAAATGCTCACCAACAGCGACCGCCCGACCAACACTGCGTTCTTCCGCCCAGCCCTGGGCGGCGACATGGCGATGCTGCGCGGCATGGCCAAGTTCGTGCTGCAGTGGGAGCGCGAGGCCCAGGCCAAGGGCGAGTCCGCCGTGTTCGACCATGTGTTCATCGCCGAACACGGCCAAGGTGTCGACGCCTACCTGGCGGCGGTGGACGCCACACCATGGCAGCAGATCGAGGAACAATCCGGCCTGGCGCGTGACGACATCGAACTGGCTGCCCGCATGTACTGCCGTGGCAAGCGGGTGATCATGTGCTGGGCGATGGGCATCACTCAACACCGCCATTCGGTGGCGACCATCCAGGAAATCGTCAACCTGCAGATGCTGCGCGGCAACATCGGCGCGCCCGGCGCCGGCCTGTGCCCGGTACGTGGCCACAGCAACGTGCAGGGCGACCGGACCATGGGCATCAACGAACGCCCGCCGCTGGCGCTGCTCGATGCCATCGAGAAACGCTTCGGCTTCCCGGTGCCACGGCACAACGGCCACAACACCGTCGAGGCCATCCATGCCATGCTCGACGGCCGTGCCAAGGTCTTCATCGGCCTGGGCGGCAACTTCGCCCAGGCCACTCCTGACACTGAACGCACCGCCCAGGCCCTGCGCAACTGCGCGCTTACCGTGCAGATCAGCACCAAACTCAACCGCAGCCACCTGATTCACGGCCAG
The Pseudomonas sp. KU43P genome window above contains:
- a CDS encoding sigma-54-dependent transcriptional regulator, translating into MTTETQIDSQAQVLLVDDDPHLRQALSQTLDLAGLKVVAMADAQGLAERLEPDWPGVVVSDIRMPGIDGLQLLEQLHGRDSELPVLLITGHGDVPLAVQAMRAGAYDFLEKPFASDALLDSVRRALALRRLVLDNRSLRLALSDRQQLATRLVGHSPSMQRLREQIGALAGTRADVLILGETGAGKEVVARALHDLSSRRDGPFVAINAGALAESVVESELFGHEPGAFTGAQKRRIGKFEFANGGTLFLDEIESMSLDVQVKLLRLLQERVVERLGGNQLIPLDIRIIAATKEDLRQSADQGRFRADLYYRLNVAPLRIPPLRERGDDILVLFQHFADAASQRHGLPPNSLQPAQRAMLLRHGWPGNVRELQNAAERFALGLELALDGEVAAAAPPAAPILLGNLSEQVERFERSLIAAELAQPHSSMRSLAEALGVPRKTLHDKLRKHGLHFEGGSSGPDDHEENRP
- a CDS encoding YiiD C-terminal domain-containing protein; the encoded protein is MSSDSQYLQSVLHGDIPLTREMGMEVIDWHAHTLRLQLPLAANVNHKSTMFGGSLYCAAVLVGWGWLHLRLRELGIDDGHIVIQEGQISYPLPVTGAAVARCAAPDEKTWERFVTMYQRRGRARLTLETTVSNVDSDEPAVRFSGQYVLHR
- the cysQ gene encoding 3'(2'),5'-bisphosphate nucleotidase CysQ, translated to MNDQQLMLEVVKLAGLAGEAILPFWRADVAVTNKADDSPVTAADLAAHRVIADGLQALAPHIPVLSEEDCNIPLATREGWQRWWLVDPLDGTKEFIAGSEEFTVNIALIENGEVVFGVVSMPTNGRCYFGGRELGAWRAEAGSDALPIRVRNTPSADGRFTVVASRRHSSPEQEALLAGLKAAVGELELANIGSSLKFCLLAEGSADCYPRLAPTSQWDTAAAQGVLEGAGGEVIDLEGQPFRYPARESLLNPFFLALPAAAVWRQAFIDQHIKR
- the nudE gene encoding ADP compounds hydrolase NudE is translated as MRQKPTVLSREIVASSRLFRVEAVQLRFSNGNERTYERLVGRGNGYGAVMIVAMLDAEHAVLVEEYCGGTDEYELSLPKGLIEPGEDVLAAADRELKEEAGFGARQLEHLTELSLSPGYMSQKIQVVLASDLYEERLEGDEPEPMRVDKVNLRELSALAMHPQFTEGRALAALYLARDLLIQRGLLDV
- the yrfG gene encoding GMP/IMP nucleotidase, with the protein product MPVLPWSAIDTVLLDMDGTLLDLHYDNRFWLDHLPQRYAELHGVSRAMAEMELQPLFERNAGTLNWYCLDFWSRELKLPIRELKREIADLIALRPDADTFLAAIRQAGKRVVMITNAHRDSLSLKLERVELAPYFERLISSHDYGYPKESPQFWDALQADIGFEPGRSLFIDDTLAILRSAQRFGVAHLLAVRQPDSQAAPRDTQEFAAVEDYRELLLGL
- the lysM gene encoding peptidoglycan-binding protein LysM; its protein translation is MSLFSFVKEAGEKLIDLLTPGNANAEEQLKEHVSKVGLGNPNITATVEGDKIILSGEVASQEEKEKIILAAGNINGVASVDDQIKVTGPVVKAARFVTVKKGDTLSAISVVVYGNANQYNKIFEANKPMLSHPDKIYPGQVLRIPD
- the fdhD gene encoding formate dehydrogenase accessory sulfurtransferase FdhD yields the protein MNSKPPVCAASTPLAMPAASNTYDYVQLDDGEQASTPLAEEVALAIAYNGLNQAVMLVSPTDLEDFAVGFSVGSGIVEGTAEIYDLKLSGSGSAMYADLEISSRAFWNLKNQRRQLAGTSGCGLCGVEALEQALPELAELPGATLPPAHWLAGLRQRIDAFQPLGQHCGAVHAALFMNDQGELLLGREDIGRHNALDKLIGALLRQSISTTGGLAIVTSRCSLELIQKVLRAGIQTLVSLSAPTGLALQWARKHNLNLIHLPKHSAPRVYSPAAES
- a CDS encoding FdhF/YdeP family oxidoreductase → MTSYQNLPDNAPASSPRYQPYSGPAGGWGALRSVAKAWVGSDNALKNIRALLKTNQNGGFDCPGCAWGDSPESGMVKFCENGAKAVNWEATKRRVDAAFFARYSVSALRQQSDYWLEYQGRLTEPMVYDSVSDRYQPIAWDAAFALIARELNKLATPDQAEFYTSGRASNEAAYLYQLFVRAYGTNNFPDCSNMCHEASGVALGQSVGVGKGTVTFDDFEHADAIFVWGQNPGTNHPRMLDPLRDAVKRGAQVVCVNPLKERGLERFQHPQNPLEMLTNSDRPTNTAFFRPALGGDMAMLRGMAKFVLQWEREAQAKGESAVFDHVFIAEHGQGVDAYLAAVDATPWQQIEEQSGLARDDIELAARMYCRGKRVIMCWAMGITQHRHSVATIQEIVNLQMLRGNIGAPGAGLCPVRGHSNVQGDRTMGINERPPLALLDAIEKRFGFPVPRHNGHNTVEAIHAMLDGRAKVFIGLGGNFAQATPDTERTAQALRNCALTVQISTKLNRSHLIHGQQALILPCLGRTDIDLQADGPQAVTVEDSFSMVHASNGQLKPLSTQMRSEPAVIAGIAAATLGKHPVDWHWLVADYDRIRDLIGDTIAGFSGFNQRLRQPGGFYLGNSAASREWKTASGRANFKANLLPDSLLDERVRASGQLPDLIMQSMRSHDQYNTTIYGLDDRYRGVRGQRDVLFANEADIIRLGFQPGQKVDIVSLWGDEHVRRVHGFTLLAFDIPAGQAAAYYPEVNPLIPLESIGEGSHTPTSKFVAIKLERARDDGRIL